A genomic region of Deltaproteobacteria bacterium contains the following coding sequences:
- a CDS encoding DNA-3-methyladenine glycosylase, protein MGTRLRRLRRAELPSDTVELARALIGRVVVREHRGERLAGRIVETEAYPVGDAAAHSFRGETARNRSLFLRRGHAYVYFCYGCWFMLNVSSETAGVGAGVLLRALEPIAGLATMARLRGTTRPTDLARGPGRVAQALAVDRGQDGLDLCAPGPLWLATNGAGAGPIASSVRIGITREAQRVLRFYERGNPHVSGSRALRR, encoded by the coding sequence CTGGGAACCCGCCTGCGGAGGCTGCGCCGCGCCGAGCTTCCGAGCGATACCGTCGAGCTCGCGCGCGCGCTGATCGGCCGCGTGGTGGTGCGCGAGCACCGCGGCGAGCGGCTCGCCGGCCGCATCGTCGAGACCGAGGCCTACCCGGTCGGCGACGCTGCCGCCCACTCCTTTCGCGGCGAGACCGCGCGCAACCGCTCGCTCTTCCTGCGCCGGGGACACGCCTACGTGTACTTCTGCTACGGCTGCTGGTTCATGCTGAACGTGTCGAGCGAGACGGCGGGCGTCGGGGCCGGCGTGCTGCTGCGCGCGCTCGAGCCGATCGCGGGGCTCGCCACGATGGCGCGCCTGCGCGGCACGACCCGCCCGACCGACCTCGCACGGGGCCCGGGCCGGGTCGCCCAGGCGCTGGCCGTCGACCGGGGGCAGGACGGCCTCGATCTGTGCGCGCCCGGGCCGCTCTGGCTCGCCACGAACGGCGCCGGTGCCGGCCCGATCGCGAGCAGCGTGCGGATCGGCATCACCCGCGAGGCGCAGCGCGTGCTCCGCTTCTACGAGCGCGGGAACCCGCACGTGAGCGGCTCGCGGGCGCTCCGGCGCTGA
- a CDS encoding acyl-CoA dehydrogenase family protein: MDFRDSPREAAFRAEAQAFLAAHKPARWRHPFEDGVDEHELLAGQKAWQRTLFEHGWAAVLWPEEYGGRGAGPIEAIVWNQELARAGLGESIFVVGTAMAGPTIIAHGSPAQKQRYLPPLLRGDEIWCQLFSEPGAGSDLASLAARAVRDGDHWVVSGQKTWCSGAHYADLGILLARTDPSVPKHKGITYFLIDMKAPGVEIRALRQMSGGSHFNEVFLNEVRIPDACRLGPENAGWAAAMTTLLNERMALGGTGGFFSFRELLEHARAHRDRLDAVTRDQIARLYCWDKTLELLNARVVTKLGRGTIPDAESSVMKLALGRILTAGADLGLRIAGAEALRRHGPWQHQFLTAPSLHIAGGTDEIQKNLVAERVLGLPREGRGDRDVPFEKLRRSGSPGA, from the coding sequence ATGGACTTCCGCGACTCCCCCCGTGAGGCCGCCTTCCGCGCCGAGGCGCAGGCCTTCCTCGCGGCGCACAAGCCCGCCCGCTGGCGGCACCCCTTCGAGGACGGGGTGGACGAGCACGAGCTCCTCGCCGGGCAGAAGGCCTGGCAGCGCACGCTCTTCGAGCACGGCTGGGCGGCGGTGCTGTGGCCGGAGGAGTACGGCGGCCGCGGCGCGGGCCCGATCGAGGCGATCGTCTGGAACCAGGAGCTCGCCCGGGCCGGGCTCGGCGAGTCGATCTTCGTGGTCGGCACGGCGATGGCCGGGCCCACGATCATCGCCCACGGCAGCCCCGCGCAGAAGCAGCGCTACCTGCCGCCGCTCCTGCGCGGCGACGAGATCTGGTGCCAGCTCTTCAGCGAGCCGGGCGCCGGCTCGGATCTGGCCTCGCTCGCGGCGCGGGCGGTCCGGGACGGTGATCATTGGGTGGTGTCGGGGCAGAAGACCTGGTGCTCGGGCGCGCACTACGCGGACCTCGGGATCCTGCTGGCCCGCACCGACCCGAGCGTGCCCAAGCACAAGGGCATCACCTACTTCCTGATCGACATGAAGGCCCCCGGCGTCGAGATCCGCGCGCTTCGCCAGATGTCCGGCGGCTCGCACTTCAACGAGGTGTTCCTGAACGAGGTGCGGATCCCCGACGCGTGCCGGCTCGGCCCCGAGAACGCCGGATGGGCGGCGGCGATGACGACGCTCCTCAACGAGCGCATGGCGCTCGGCGGCACCGGGGGCTTCTTCTCGTTCCGGGAGCTGCTCGAGCACGCCCGCGCGCACCGTGACCGGCTCGACGCCGTGACGCGGGACCAGATCGCGCGCCTCTACTGCTGGGACAAGACGCTCGAGCTGCTCAACGCGCGCGTCGTCACGAAGCTCGGCCGCGGCACGATCCCGGACGCGGAGTCGTCGGTGATGAAGCTCGCCCTGGGCCGGATCCTCACCGCGGGCGCCGATCTCGGCCTGCGCATCGCCGGCGCCGAGGCCTTGCGCCGCCACGGGCCCTGGCAGCACCAGTTCCTGACGGCACCCTCGCTGCACATCGCCGGGGGCACCGACGAGATCCAGAAGAACCTGGTCGCCGAGCGCGTGCTCGGGCTCCCCCGCGAGGGCCGCGGCGATCGCGACGTCCCCTTCGAGAAGCTGCGCCGCTCGGGCAGCCCGGGGGCCTGA
- a CDS encoding DUF3604 domain-containing protein has product MRPRITLVLLAAALAAPAPADGKEKAAPATRAWFGAVHVHTGYSFDAFTNGSPTRPADAYEWARGKAIAGGGGGPDLRIVTPLDFYAVSDHAEYMGVFMQMADPKSPLSKLDLAKQVTSPDRKLAFDAFARIIDEMSAGRSRPELTDPAVSKPIWKEIVETADRYYEPGRFTTFPAFEWTSNPDKRNLHRVVVFRDSRHLPELPLSALDTEDPAALWSWMEGVRARGATLLAIPHNGNASDGRMFALEGRDGEPLTKESIAARAGNEPLYELTQIKGTSETHPSLSPNDEFAGFEQWDYTLSANAERPTHRAGSFARKALLDGLSLTREGRGNPFRFGLIGDSDTHNAAATNEEDNYTGKFAIENSPRHRLEGFGGTPEQTQQIREFSSGGLAGVWAPENTREAIFAAMQRKETFATSGPHLTVRFFGGYGFDAADARTQDLAAIGYRKGVPMGGTLAGGGGKPPSFLVAALKDPRSGNLDRVQVVKGWVDAAGVQHEQIFDVAWSGDRKPDPATGRLPAVGNTVDVAKATYENTIGAADLAAVWTDPAFDPALHAFYYARVLEIPTPRWSTRDAAKLGIAIPGGLPATIQERAWSSPIWYEPPDAS; this is encoded by the coding sequence ATGCGTCCCAGGATCACGCTCGTCCTGCTGGCGGCGGCTCTCGCCGCCCCGGCGCCCGCCGACGGGAAGGAGAAGGCCGCTCCCGCGACGCGCGCCTGGTTCGGCGCCGTCCACGTCCACACCGGCTACTCCTTCGACGCGTTCACGAACGGCTCGCCCACCCGGCCGGCGGATGCCTACGAGTGGGCGCGCGGCAAGGCGATCGCGGGCGGCGGCGGGGGCCCGGACCTTCGGATCGTGACCCCGCTCGACTTCTACGCGGTGAGCGACCACGCCGAGTACATGGGCGTGTTCATGCAGATGGCGGACCCGAAGAGCCCGCTCTCCAAGCTCGATCTCGCGAAGCAGGTCACCTCGCCCGACCGGAAGCTCGCCTTCGACGCCTTCGCCCGGATCATCGACGAGATGAGCGCGGGCCGCTCACGTCCCGAGCTGACCGATCCCGCGGTCAGCAAGCCGATCTGGAAGGAGATCGTCGAGACCGCCGACCGCTACTACGAGCCCGGCCGCTTCACCACCTTCCCCGCCTTCGAGTGGACCTCGAACCCCGACAAGCGCAACCTCCATCGCGTCGTGGTGTTCCGCGACTCGCGCCACCTGCCCGAGCTGCCGCTCTCCGCACTCGACACCGAGGACCCCGCCGCCCTCTGGAGCTGGATGGAGGGCGTGCGCGCGCGGGGCGCCACCCTGCTCGCGATCCCCCACAACGGCAACGCCAGCGACGGCAGGATGTTCGCGCTCGAGGGACGCGACGGGGAGCCGCTCACCAAGGAGTCGATCGCGGCGCGCGCCGGCAACGAGCCGCTCTACGAGCTGACGCAGATCAAGGGCACCTCCGAGACACACCCCTCGCTCTCGCCCAACGACGAGTTCGCGGGCTTCGAGCAGTGGGACTACACGCTCTCCGCCAACGCCGAGCGGCCCACCCATCGGGCGGGGAGCTTCGCGCGCAAGGCCCTGCTCGACGGGCTCTCGCTCACCCGCGAGGGCCGCGGCAACCCGTTCCGCTTCGGGCTGATCGGGGACTCGGACACGCACAACGCCGCCGCCACGAACGAGGAGGACAACTACACGGGAAAGTTCGCGATCGAGAACAGCCCGCGGCACCGCCTCGAAGGCTTCGGCGGCACCCCGGAGCAGACCCAGCAGATCCGCGAGTTCAGCTCCGGAGGGCTGGCCGGCGTGTGGGCGCCCGAGAACACCCGCGAGGCGATCTTCGCCGCGATGCAGCGCAAGGAGACCTTCGCGACCAGCGGCCCGCATCTCACCGTTCGCTTCTTCGGCGGCTACGGCTTCGATGCGGCGGACGCCCGCACGCAGGATCTGGCGGCGATCGGCTACCGCAAGGGCGTGCCGATGGGCGGGACGCTCGCGGGCGGCGGCGGGAAGCCGCCCTCGTTCCTGGTGGCGGCGCTCAAGGACCCGCGCAGCGGCAACCTCGACCGCGTGCAGGTGGTCAAGGGCTGGGTCGACGCCGCGGGCGTCCAGCACGAGCAGATCTTCGACGTCGCCTGGAGCGGCGATCGCAAACCGGACCCCGCGACCGGCAGGCTTCCCGCCGTCGGCAACACCGTCGACGTCGCGAAGGCGACCTACGAGAACACGATCGGAGCGGCAGATCTCGCGGCCGTCTGGACCGATCCGGCCTTCGACCCGGCGCTCCACGCGTTCTACTACGCCCGTGTGCTCGAGATCCCGACGCCGCGTTGGAGCACGCGGGATGCGGCGAAGCTCGGCATCGCCATCCCCGGTGGCCTGCCGGCGACGATCCAGGAGCGCGCGTGGTCCTCGCCCATCTGGTACGAGCCGCCGGACGCGTCCTGA
- the aat gene encoding leucyl/phenylalanyl-tRNA--protein transferase — MTVYRLGSEVAFPPPEEAEASGLLAVGGDLQPERLLLAYSLGIFPWPLVARPLLWFSPDPRMVLEPARLRVSRSLAKTLRSARFEVRLDTCFDEVVRHCAEVRRRDDAGTWITPELAAAYRRLHRLGFAHSAEAWQDGRLAGGLYGVSLGGAFFGESMFTRRPDASKVAFATLVRQLAAWGFDLVDCQVHTDHLARFGAVEWPRARFLAALAATLARPPRRGAWRLDVQPGPCDPSDTVP; from the coding sequence GTGACGGTCTACCGGCTCGGCAGCGAGGTCGCCTTTCCGCCGCCCGAGGAGGCGGAGGCGTCGGGCCTGCTCGCGGTCGGGGGCGACCTGCAGCCCGAGCGCCTGCTGCTCGCCTACTCGCTCGGGATCTTCCCGTGGCCGCTCGTCGCGCGGCCCCTGCTCTGGTTCTCGCCCGACCCGCGCATGGTCCTCGAGCCCGCGCGGCTGCGCGTCTCGCGCAGCCTCGCGAAGACGCTGCGGAGCGCCCGCTTCGAGGTGCGCCTCGACACCTGCTTCGACGAGGTCGTCCGGCACTGTGCCGAGGTGCGACGGCGCGACGACGCCGGGACCTGGATCACCCCCGAGCTCGCGGCGGCGTACCGGCGCCTGCACCGGCTCGGCTTCGCACATTCGGCCGAGGCCTGGCAGGACGGAAGGCTCGCCGGCGGCCTCTACGGCGTATCGCTCGGGGGCGCCTTCTTCGGCGAGTCGATGTTCACGCGCCGCCCCGACGCGTCCAAGGTGGCCTTCGCAACCCTGGTCCGGCAGCTCGCGGCGTGGGGCTTCGATCTCGTGGACTGCCAGGTACACACGGACCACCTGGCCCGCTTCGGCGCCGTCGAGTGGCCGCGGGCGCGCTTCCTCGCAGCCCTTGCCGCAACCCTCGCGCGGCCGCCGCGCCGCGGGGCGTGGCGGCTCGACGTGCAGCCGGGCCCATGCGATCCGAGCGACACGGTTCCGTGA
- a CDS encoding PIG-L family deacetylase: MAVPAPRGRAGSAPDTPLPFSPGRALAIGAHPDDVEFYAGGTVRRLVEAGAEVTLVVCSDGGRGGAAREPAALRRAEQDAAADRLGIARLVWLGHPDGELAPGDPLRAELVRELRRARPELVLAHDPQTLWTVIGGIAEPGHSDHRAAGQAAIDAVYPRAASPHYHPEQLATHGLEPWYPRELWLFDTAAPDLRVEVAGAFPRKLDALRQHASQEAAAAGLLGPARAHAAHWGAAERPAEAFVRLRLY; encoded by the coding sequence GTGGCTGTCCCGGCTCCGCGAGGTCGGGCGGGGTCCGCGCCCGACACCCCACTTCCGTTCTCGCCCGGGCGCGCGCTTGCGATCGGCGCGCACCCGGACGACGTCGAGTTCTACGCCGGCGGCACCGTCCGGCGGCTCGTCGAGGCGGGTGCGGAGGTCACGCTCGTCGTGTGCAGCGACGGCGGCCGCGGCGGTGCGGCCCGCGAGCCGGCGGCGCTGCGGCGCGCCGAGCAGGACGCGGCGGCGGACCGGCTCGGGATCGCGCGGCTCGTCTGGCTCGGCCATCCCGACGGCGAGCTCGCGCCGGGCGACCCGCTGCGTGCCGAGCTCGTCCGCGAGCTGCGGCGCGCGCGGCCGGAGCTCGTGCTCGCGCACGATCCCCAGACCCTGTGGACGGTGATCGGCGGCATCGCCGAGCCCGGGCACAGCGACCATCGAGCGGCGGGTCAGGCCGCGATCGACGCCGTCTATCCCCGCGCCGCGAGTCCGCACTATCACCCGGAGCAGCTCGCCACACACGGGCTCGAGCCCTGGTACCCGCGCGAGCTCTGGCTCTTCGACACCGCGGCACCGGACCTTCGCGTCGAGGTCGCCGGTGCCTTCCCGCGCAAGCTCGACGCGCTCCGCCAGCACGCGAGCCAGGAGGCCGCTGCGGCCGGCCTGCTCGGCCCCGCTCGCGCCCACGCCGCCCACTGGGGCGCCGCCGAGCGCCCGGCGGAGGCGTTCGTCCGGCTGCGGCTCTATTGA
- a CDS encoding metallophosphoesterase: protein MTTWRGAASLLLLPLLLGPAPASAREAAEGGRKLQLYVMPDTQSWAWNQGGDSLATWQAVADALCRQRERFAMVLHTGDMVDLPRLRPAEWDGAGSAMQRLDACRMPYAIAFGNHDFDNYPPPGPEPRGEGDRGWKALRARLAYQPQERAPSGRSALTPLAPGWFVLTLDLTPSAADLAWAAAEIAKRPEASFLVLNHHCIDRNGVGKPWCAKLFEEQPRIRIAVSGHWLGRVRDAWREVPRAKAPPLIALYQNYQHVPALAAWGVVVELDPASGAVCVWSENLLDGAIGHPAASAREVGPVEAGSPRRCLDGR from the coding sequence GTGACGACCTGGCGCGGTGCGGCGAGCCTGCTGCTCCTCCCGTTGCTCCTCGGGCCCGCCCCGGCGAGCGCGCGGGAAGCGGCGGAGGGCGGCCGGAAGCTCCAGCTCTACGTGATGCCGGACACCCAGTCCTGGGCGTGGAACCAGGGCGGCGACTCGCTCGCCACCTGGCAAGCGGTGGCGGATGCGCTCTGCCGCCAGCGCGAGCGCTTCGCGATGGTGCTGCACACCGGCGACATGGTGGACCTGCCGCGGCTCCGCCCCGCGGAGTGGGACGGCGCAGGGTCCGCGATGCAGCGCCTCGACGCCTGCCGGATGCCCTATGCGATCGCGTTCGGCAACCACGACTTCGACAACTACCCGCCACCGGGTCCGGAGCCGCGGGGCGAGGGCGATCGCGGTTGGAAGGCGCTGCGCGCCCGGCTCGCCTACCAGCCGCAGGAGAGGGCGCCCTCGGGCCGCAGCGCCCTGACGCCTCTTGCGCCGGGCTGGTTCGTCCTCACGCTCGACCTCACGCCGTCCGCGGCGGACCTCGCCTGGGCGGCGGCCGAGATCGCGAAGCGCCCCGAGGCGAGCTTCCTCGTGCTGAACCATCACTGCATCGACCGCAACGGGGTGGGGAAGCCGTGGTGCGCCAAGCTCTTCGAGGAGCAGCCGCGGATCCGGATCGCGGTCTCCGGCCACTGGCTGGGGCGCGTGCGGGACGCCTGGCGCGAGGTCCCGCGCGCCAAGGCCCCTCCCCTCATCGCGCTCTACCAGAACTACCAGCACGTCCCCGCTCTCGCGGCCTGGGGCGTGGTCGTCGAGCTCGATCCGGCGTCGGGCGCGGTCTGCGTCTGGAGCGAGAACCTCCTCGACGGCGCCATCGGGCACCCGGCCGCCTCCGCGCGCGAGGTGGGGCCGGTGGAGGCCGGCAGCCCGCGCCGCTGCCTCGACGGCCGCTGA